One part of the Cottoperca gobio chromosome 14, fCotGob3.1, whole genome shotgun sequence genome encodes these proteins:
- the LOC115019176 gene encoding lissencephaly-1 homolog A-like — MVLSQRQRDELNRAIADYLRSNGYEEAYSTFKKEAEIDMNEEVDKKYAGLLEKKWTSVIRLQKKVMELESKLNEAKEEMTHGGPVGQKRDPKEWIPRPPERYALSGHRAPVTRVIFHPVFSVMVTASEDATIKVWDYEAGDFERTLKGHTDSVQDISFDQTGKLLASCSADMSIKLWDFQGFECIRTMHGHDHNVSSVAIMPNGDHIVSASRDKTMKMWEVATGYCVKTFTGHREWVRMVRPNQDGSLIASCSNDQTVRVWVVASKECKAELREHEHVVECIAWAPDSAHPTILEATGSESKKSGKPGPFLLSGSRDKTIKMWDVSIGICLMTLVGHDNWVRGVLVHPGGRFIVSCADDKTLRIWDYKNKRCMKTLYAHEHFVTSLDFHKTAPYVVTGSVDQTVKVWECR, encoded by the exons ATGGTGCtgtcacagagacaaagagatgaaCT AAACCGAGCTATAGCCGACTATCTCCGTTCCAATGGATACGAGGAGGCCTATTCCACCTTTaagaaagaggcagagatagaTATG AATGAAGAGGTAGATAAAAAGTATGCTGGGCTTTTGGAAAAGAAATGGACTTCAGTCATCAGATTACAGAAGAAG GTGATGGAGTTGGAGTCGAAGTTGAATGAGGCAAAGGAGGAGATGACACATGGAGGACCTGTGGGTCAGAAGAGAGACCCCAAGGAGTGGATCCCCCGTCCCCCAGAGAGATACGCCCTGAGCGGGCACCGTGCTCCGGTCACACGAGTCATATTCCACCCCGTCTTCTCTGTCATGGTCACAGCCTCCGAGGATGCTACcatcaag GTGTGGGACTATGAGGCAGGCGACTTTGAGCGAACCCTGAAGGGACACACAGACTCTGTGCAGGACATCTCCTTTGACCAGACGGGAAAACTGCTGGCTTCATGTTCAGCTGACATGAGCATCAAACTTTGGGATTTTCAGGGGTTTGAGTGCATCCGAACAATGCATG GCCACGATCACAATGTGTCGTCTGTAGCCATCATGCCAAATGGTGACCACATAGTGTCTGCCTCCAGAGACAAGACCATGAAGATGTGGGAGGTGGCCACTGG GTACTGTGTGAAGACGTTTACAGGCCACAGGGAGTGGGTGAGGATGGTGCGTCCCAACCAGGATGGCTCGTTGATCGCCAGCTGCTCCAACGACCAGACAGTGCGTGTCTGGGTGGTCGCCTCGAAGGAGTGCAAAGCCGAGTTGCGGGAGCATGAACACGTGGTGGAGTGTATCGCCTGGGCCCCTGACAGCGCTCACCCCACCATCCTGGAGGCCACAGGCTCAGAG AGCAAAAAGAGTGGAAAACCTGGCCCCTTCCTTCTCTCCGGATCCAGAGATAAAACAATTAAGATGTGGGACGTCAGCATTGGCATCTGCCTTATGACTCTG GTGGGACATGACAACTGGGTGCGTGGGGTGTTGGTTCATCCTGGAGGAAGATTCATTGTAAGCTGTGCTGATGACAAAACCCTTAGGATCTGGGACTACAAGAACAAACGCTGCATGAAGACCCTGTATGCCCATGAACACTTTGTTACCTCTCTGG ATTTCCACAAGACTGCTCCCTACGTGGTGACAGGCAGTGTCGATCAGACAGTCAAAGTCTGGGAGTGCCGCTGA